One stretch of Pseudomonas fluorescens Q2-87 DNA includes these proteins:
- a CDS encoding Tim44 domain-containing protein — MKRFLSIAMALCIGLTMAIDANAAKRFGGGKSSGAAPTHQTSQMAPSSAAGSTAATAGAAGAAGAATKASGASRWLGPLAGIAAGGLLASMFMGDGFQGMQIFDILIMAVIAFLVFRFIAARRRKQQEQFAPAGHAPMQREVFNQQPSAGGAIFGGSAAPAARPVINAPAWFNEQRFIEAARNHFMSLQQHWDANEMDKIAEFVTPQLLEFLKRERADLGDGFQSTYIDNLQVQLDGVDDRADKTIATLTFSGVSKDSRFDKGEAFSESWNMERAQGDDQPWLVAGIRQNG, encoded by the coding sequence ATGAAACGTTTTCTTAGCATCGCCATGGCGTTGTGCATCGGCCTGACGATGGCCATCGACGCCAATGCCGCCAAGCGTTTTGGCGGTGGTAAAAGCTCGGGCGCGGCCCCGACTCACCAGACCAGCCAGATGGCGCCGTCCTCTGCCGCCGGTTCCACTGCTGCCACCGCAGGCGCGGCCGGTGCCGCTGGCGCTGCCACCAAGGCCAGCGGCGCTTCGCGCTGGCTCGGCCCGTTGGCCGGCATCGCCGCCGGTGGCCTGCTCGCCTCCATGTTCATGGGCGACGGCTTCCAGGGCATGCAGATCTTCGACATCCTGATCATGGCGGTCATCGCCTTCCTGGTGTTCCGCTTCATTGCTGCCCGTCGCCGCAAGCAGCAGGAGCAATTCGCTCCAGCCGGCCACGCGCCGATGCAGCGTGAAGTGTTCAATCAGCAACCATCCGCCGGTGGCGCGATCTTCGGTGGTTCGGCAGCTCCGGCCGCACGGCCGGTCATCAATGCGCCAGCCTGGTTCAACGAGCAACGCTTCATCGAAGCCGCGCGCAACCACTTCATGTCCCTGCAGCAACATTGGGACGCGAACGAAATGGACAAGATTGCCGAATTCGTGACCCCGCAACTGCTGGAGTTCCTCAAGCGCGAACGGGCCGACCTGGGTGATGGCTTCCAGTCCACCTACATCGATAACCTGCAAGTGCAGCTGGACGGCGTCGATGATCGCGCCGACAAGACCATCGCTACCCTGACGTTCAGCGGTGTGTCGAAAGATTCCCGCTTCGACAAGGGTGAAGCCTTCAGCGAAAGCTGGAACATGGAGCGTGCCCAGGGCGACGACCAGCCTTGGCTGGTAGCGGGTATTCGCCAGAACGGTTGA
- a CDS encoding SMI1/KNR4 family protein, translating into MEEIIEQLREANEPVPVPLELPDEDLLVEIEEQLFIDIPFVFREFLLTVSDVVYGSLEPVTVTDPQSHTYLPDVAANAWDAGVDRSLIPICQDGDDYYCVEEDGTVVLWQAEEELIAEETWESVWHWARDVWLES; encoded by the coding sequence GTGGAAGAAATCATCGAACAATTGCGTGAAGCCAACGAACCCGTACCGGTCCCGCTGGAGCTGCCCGACGAAGACTTGCTGGTGGAGATCGAAGAGCAGCTATTCATCGACATCCCGTTCGTCTTCAGGGAGTTTTTGCTGACCGTCAGCGACGTGGTCTACGGCAGCCTGGAACCGGTGACCGTCACCGACCCGCAGTCCCACACCTACCTGCCGGATGTGGCCGCCAACGCCTGGGACGCCGGTGTCGATCGCAGCCTGATCCCGATTTGCCAGGACGGCGACGACTATTACTGCGTCGAAGAAGACGGCACCGTGGTGCTGTGGCAGGCAGAAGAAGAATTGATCGCTGAAGAAACCTGGGAATCGGTCTGGCACTGGGCCCGGGACGTCTGGCTGGAAAGCTGA
- a CDS encoding cation:proton antiporter: protein MHAISFIQDLAIIMMAAGLVTVLFHRFKQPVVLGYIVAGFIIGPHTPPFGFIHDEDTIKTLAELGVIFLMFCLGLEFSLRKLFKVGATAFIAAFLEIVLMIWIGYEMGRWFDWNTMDSLFLGAILAISSTTIIVKALNDLKMKNERFAQLIFGVLIVEDILGIGIIALLSSIAVSGTVSSGEVFSTVGKLSLFMIVALVIGILLVPRLLAYVAKFDSNEMLLITVLGLCFGFCLLVVKLEYSMVLGAFLIGAIMAESRQLLKIERLVEPVRDLFSAIFFVAIGLMLDPAILLQYAWPIAVITCAVVLGKMLSCGLGAFIAGNDGRTSLRVGMGLSQIGEFSFIIASLGMTLQVTSDFLYPVAVAVSVLTTLMTPYLIRAADPLSVRLATVMPQRLTRVLGMYGEWLRSIQPQGEGAVLASMIRRILLQVGVNLALVIAIFVSGAYFAERISAYLQGWISDPSWQKALIWGGALLLSLPFLIAAYRKLKALSMLLAEMGVKPEMAGRHTQRVRRVIAEVIPLLSLLVIFLLLTALSASILPTNKLLLLIAVVAIAVAALLWRWFVRLHTRMQVALLETLDNHKESSGH, encoded by the coding sequence ATGCATGCCATCAGTTTCATTCAAGACCTGGCGATCATCATGATGGCGGCGGGGCTGGTCACTGTTCTTTTTCACCGCTTCAAGCAGCCGGTGGTGCTGGGCTACATCGTCGCCGGCTTCATCATCGGCCCGCATACGCCACCGTTCGGTTTCATCCACGACGAAGACACGATCAAGACACTGGCCGAGCTGGGGGTCATCTTCCTGATGTTCTGCCTGGGCTTGGAATTCAGCCTGCGCAAATTGTTCAAGGTGGGGGCCACGGCGTTCATCGCGGCGTTTCTCGAGATCGTATTGATGATCTGGATCGGCTATGAAATGGGTCGCTGGTTCGACTGGAACACCATGGACTCGCTGTTCCTGGGCGCCATCCTGGCGATTTCTTCCACCACCATCATCGTCAAGGCTCTCAACGACCTGAAGATGAAGAACGAGCGCTTCGCACAGCTGATCTTCGGGGTACTGATCGTGGAGGACATCCTCGGCATCGGCATCATCGCCTTGCTGTCGAGCATTGCCGTCAGCGGCACGGTGAGCTCTGGCGAGGTATTTTCCACCGTCGGCAAGTTGTCGCTGTTCATGATCGTTGCGTTGGTGATCGGCATCCTGTTGGTACCCAGGCTATTGGCCTACGTGGCGAAATTCGACAGTAACGAGATGCTGCTGATCACCGTGCTGGGCCTGTGCTTCGGCTTCTGCCTGCTGGTGGTCAAGCTGGAATACAGCATGGTGCTCGGCGCGTTCCTGATCGGCGCGATCATGGCCGAGTCCCGGCAACTGCTGAAAATCGAGCGACTGGTAGAGCCGGTGCGTGATTTGTTCAGCGCGATTTTCTTCGTTGCCATCGGGCTGATGCTCGATCCGGCCATATTGCTGCAGTACGCCTGGCCGATTGCTGTGATCACCTGTGCGGTGGTGCTCGGCAAGATGCTCTCCTGCGGCCTCGGTGCCTTTATCGCTGGCAATGACGGACGTACCTCGCTGCGAGTAGGGATGGGTCTTTCGCAGATTGGCGAATTTTCCTTCATCATCGCGTCGCTGGGTATGACCCTCCAGGTCACCAGCGATTTCCTTTATCCGGTCGCGGTCGCCGTCTCGGTGTTGACCACGCTGATGACGCCATACTTGATCCGGGCCGCCGATCCATTGTCCGTCAGGTTGGCGACGGTGATGCCGCAACGCTTGACGCGGGTACTGGGGATGTATGGTGAATGGCTGCGCAGCATCCAGCCCCAAGGTGAAGGCGCGGTGTTGGCCTCGATGATCAGGCGGATTCTGCTGCAGGTCGGCGTCAACCTGGCGCTGGTCATTGCGATCTTTGTCTCGGGCGCTTATTTCGCCGAGCGGATTTCGGCATATTTGCAAGGATGGATCAGCGACCCGAGCTGGCAGAAGGCATTGATCTGGGGCGGGGCGTTATTGCTGTCGCTGCCGTTCCTGATCGCCGCCTATCGCAAGCTCAAGGCACTGTCGATGCTGCTGGCGGAGATGGGGGTGAAACCGGAGATGGCGGGCCGCCACACCCAGCGCGTGCGTCGTGTGATCGCCGAAGTGATCCCGTTGCTTTCGCTGCTGGTGATCTTCCTGCTATTGACAGCCTTGTCGGCCAGCATCCTGCCGACCAACAAATTGCTCTTGCTGATTGCCGTGGTGGCGATTGCCGTGGCGGCTTTGCTCTGGCGCTGGTTCGTCCGCCTGCATACACGCATGCAGGTGGCCTTGCTCGAAACCCTGGACAACCACAAGGAGTCGTCCGGGCATTGA
- a CDS encoding acyl-CoA thioesterase, producing the protein MEPGNAQLSMTVLMTPDMANFSGNVHGGTLLKYLDEVAYACASRYAGRYVVTLSVDQVIFREPIHVGELVTFLASVNYTGNTSMEVGIKVVTENIRERSVRHTNSCFFTMVAVDDQRKPAAVPPLQPQNSEAKRRYEQAQQRRQIRQELEKRYQEIKADGP; encoded by the coding sequence ATGGAACCCGGAAACGCCCAACTGTCGATGACGGTGTTGATGACCCCCGATATGGCCAACTTCTCTGGCAATGTCCATGGCGGCACCTTGCTCAAATACCTCGATGAAGTCGCCTATGCCTGCGCCAGCCGCTACGCCGGCCGCTATGTGGTGACCCTGTCGGTCGACCAGGTGATCTTCCGCGAGCCGATTCACGTCGGCGAGCTGGTGACCTTCCTCGCGTCGGTGAACTACACCGGCAACACCTCGATGGAAGTGGGCATCAAAGTCGTGACCGAAAATATTCGTGAACGCTCGGTACGCCACACCAACAGTTGCTTCTTCACCATGGTTGCGGTGGACGATCAGCGCAAACCCGCGGCCGTGCCGCCACTGCAACCGCAGAACAGCGAAGCCAAGCGCCGTTACGAACAAGCCCAGCAACGCCGGCAGATCCGCCAGGAGTTGGAAAAGCGCTATCAAGAGATCAAGGCAGACGGGCCATAA
- the pdxY gene encoding pyridoxal kinase PdxY has protein sequence MKRTPHLLAIQSHVVFGHAGNSAAVFPMQRVGVNVWPLNTVQFSNHTQYGQWAGEVLAPVQIPALVEGIAAIGELGNCDAVLSGYLGSAAQGRAILTGVARIKAVNPKALYLCDPVMGHAEKGCIVAPEVSEFLLEEAAAVADIMCPNQLELDSFSGRKAQSLLDCLAMARALVARGPKTVLVKHLSYPGKPDDSFEMLLVTADASWHLRRPLLAFPRQPVGVGDLTSGLFLARILLGDNVVAAFEFTAAAVHEVLLETQVCASYELELVRAQDRIAHPRVRFEAVPISL, from the coding sequence ATGAAACGTACACCTCATCTGCTAGCCATTCAGTCCCACGTGGTGTTCGGTCACGCTGGCAACAGCGCTGCCGTGTTTCCGATGCAGCGGGTCGGGGTTAACGTCTGGCCGCTGAACACGGTACAGTTTTCCAACCACACCCAGTACGGCCAATGGGCTGGGGAAGTTCTCGCACCGGTCCAGATTCCAGCATTGGTGGAGGGAATCGCGGCCATTGGCGAGCTGGGTAATTGCGATGCGGTGTTGTCCGGTTACCTGGGCAGTGCGGCCCAGGGGCGAGCGATCCTGACCGGCGTGGCACGGATAAAAGCCGTCAATCCCAAGGCGCTGTACCTGTGTGACCCTGTCATGGGGCATGCGGAAAAAGGCTGCATCGTGGCGCCCGAGGTGAGTGAGTTTCTGCTGGAAGAGGCCGCTGCCGTCGCGGACATCATGTGTCCGAATCAGTTGGAACTGGACAGTTTTTCAGGACGCAAGGCGCAGTCGCTCCTCGATTGCCTGGCCATGGCCCGTGCGCTGGTGGCCCGCGGGCCGAAGACCGTGCTGGTCAAGCATCTGTCCTACCCTGGAAAACCCGACGACAGCTTCGAAATGCTGCTGGTCACCGCCGATGCCAGCTGGCACCTGCGCCGTCCGCTGTTGGCATTCCCTCGCCAGCCGGTGGGCGTGGGTGACCTGACGTCGGGGCTGTTCCTGGCGCGGATTTTATTGGGAGACAACGTGGTAGCAGCGTTCGAGTTCACCGCCGCAGCGGTGCACGAAGTACTGCTGGAAACCCAGGTCTGCGCCAGCTACGAGCTGGAACTGGTCCGCGCGCAGGATCGGATTGCCCATCCGCGAGTGCGCTTCGAGGCTGTGCCGATCAGCCTCTGA
- a CDS encoding DUF3301 domain-containing protein yields MLTLGNMFVLMLLATGGAWLWHNHGLRERALARVMQHCINLKIELLDGNVALKKIGFVKDASGRRRLARVYTFEFTVTGESRHSGTITQFGAHSAHIELAPYPMPFEETPPAPIDSVQTRPRAEVIELSQWRQEHNKWKP; encoded by the coding sequence ATGCTGACCCTTGGAAATATGTTCGTGCTGATGCTGCTGGCCACCGGTGGTGCCTGGCTGTGGCACAACCATGGCTTGCGCGAACGGGCGTTGGCGAGGGTGATGCAGCATTGCATCAACCTCAAGATCGAATTGCTGGACGGCAACGTGGCGCTGAAAAAAATCGGCTTCGTGAAAGACGCCAGTGGTCGGCGACGATTGGCTCGTGTCTACACCTTCGAGTTCACCGTCACCGGTGAAAGTCGCCATTCGGGCACCATCACCCAGTTTGGCGCCCACAGCGCACACATCGAGCTGGCCCCCTACCCAATGCCATTCGAAGAAACACCGCCCGCACCGATCGATTCGGTCCAGACCCGACCCAGGGCCGAAGTCATCGAACTAAGCCAATGGCGCCAGGAACATAACAAGTGGAAGCCCTGA
- a CDS encoding CobW family GTP-binding protein → MLQHIPTHVIAGPLGAGKTSLIRHLLAQRPTNERWAVLINEFGQIGLDAALLTESADGIALGEVAGGCLCCVNGAPFQIGLGRLLRKARPDRLFIEPSGLGHPAQLMRQLNEAPWLGVLTVQPCVLVLDARAMAQGKPLPDPQQQALAHAGLLVLNKSESLTQADRERVTQQLPGLVLYWTEQGALPLDQLPGVAERGHGAVDNLNLPKGLGEVPALWTDPALPICLYQAQEGGWSIGWRWHPSQRFDTAALTLWLHSQRWRRAKMVVRGADGWMSANALQGAALAWRASEWRQDSRLELIFDAPQDADVLQAGLAVCRCP, encoded by the coding sequence ATGTTGCAGCACATTCCCACTCATGTCATCGCCGGTCCTTTGGGCGCTGGCAAGACCAGCCTGATCAGGCACCTGTTGGCCCAGCGCCCAACCAATGAACGCTGGGCCGTACTGATCAACGAGTTTGGCCAGATCGGCCTGGATGCCGCGTTGCTGACCGAGTCCGCCGATGGTATCGCACTGGGCGAAGTGGCCGGGGGCTGCTTGTGTTGCGTCAACGGCGCGCCGTTTCAGATTGGCCTTGGGCGCTTGCTGCGCAAGGCTCGACCGGACCGGTTGTTTATCGAGCCCTCGGGGCTGGGCCACCCGGCGCAGTTGATGCGGCAATTGAACGAAGCGCCCTGGCTCGGTGTGTTGACGGTCCAGCCTTGTGTGCTGGTGCTGGATGCCCGAGCGATGGCGCAGGGCAAGCCATTGCCCGATCCTCAACAGCAGGCTTTGGCCCATGCCGGATTGCTGGTGCTGAATAAATCCGAGAGCCTTACGCAAGCCGATCGCGAGCGTGTCACCCAGCAGCTGCCAGGGCTCGTACTGTACTGGACAGAACAAGGCGCGCTGCCCCTCGATCAGTTGCCCGGTGTTGCCGAGCGGGGACATGGGGCTGTGGATAACCTGAATCTACCCAAAGGGCTGGGCGAAGTGCCGGCGCTTTGGACCGATCCGGCATTGCCAATCTGTCTTTATCAGGCCCAAGAGGGCGGCTGGAGCATCGGTTGGCGCTGGCATCCAAGCCAACGATTCGACACAGCGGCGTTGACCCTATGGCTACATAGCCAACGCTGGAGAAGGGCGAAGATGGTGGTTCGCGGCGCTGATGGTTGGATGTCTGCTAACGCGTTGCAAGGCGCGGCATTGGCTTGGCGGGCCAGCGAATGGCGACAGGATTCACGACTGGAATTGATTTTCGATGCGCCGCAAGATGCTGATGTCCTGCAGGCCGGTCTGGCTGTTTGCCGGTGTCCTTGA